AGGGTCACGATTCTTTAACCTCTATGCGCCACTATCAAGGGCTCGCCTTTTCAGACGAGGAATTAAGAGATATTAAAAAACAGCTAATTGCATGGGGTTTTTCTTTATAATATCAAAAAAGGACTATGAAAAAAAGAGAACTTCCTTGTTAGATTAAGAAAATAATACCAACATTACTTAAAAAATAATACTTTTAGATACCTATTGGTATCTCTTTCTGTTATAATTTGTCTTTTTTTCCATTTTTCAGTTAATTTTCTTGAGCTTGCAATACTTACCAAAGTTGTATGCAATCCCTCCCCCATATATGATGAATGAAAAAAATGGACTGATATTAAGGAAATAGGAGATCCACACACAAACAAAACCTACAATAGTTAGGTTCCTTATGTTGTCTGGAATTGTCTCTAATGTCAGTTCTTTTTCAAATCCGATTTTTCTTCCTATTTCTAATACTCTTTCATTCAATGTTTTTACTCTAAAGTTCATGCTGGCCATACTCCATCTATTCTTTTTTCTCCAGCTGTGGATATCCACTTTATGCGGATCTTGTCTCCTGGCTGCAGGCCTTCCGGAACCTCACAGTCTTTGAAATAAATATACTCCTGAGAATTATCCTGGCTAACCTTCAGCAGCAGTCCCCCTTCCGGATCAAATAGATCTGTTTGGTGTTGTTCCAGGATTACATACTCCTGGTATTCTTCATGAGGAACAAGGACAAACAAAGCCAAGCAAAAAATAGATACCATGCTTGCAAGGAGAAGTATTCTTCCTGTGGTCCTGATATTTAGCTTCATATTTGTTTTACTGCTTCTTCTAAAATAATACGACTGAGAGCAGAGTCACTCATTTTGTATTTTTTAGCTTTTTTCTGTACATCATCCTTCAATTTCTCCGGAACGAGAACCCTTAGATAGACCATCTGGCCGTATTTTTTGTTTCCCATTGCAGAAGCCCTCCTGCGGCAGCAGTACCGCATTAATGCTTATAACAATCACATAATATTTATCATTATTCACAAAGATATATGTAATATAACATATACTATTTAGTATACACAAACTGGAGTATGACCTAATGTCGATGAAAGCCAAGTCCTTAGTAAAGTTCTTCTTACTTGTTTGTGCTTGCCTCACAGCAAGAATGTTTGGTAAGAAGAAGCAAGCAGACGAGATGCTAAACGAGCTTTATATTATCAGGCATCAAATGAACGAGTTCAGCAAGAATGAAGCTGGAACGATGGGTGTTATGGATGCTGTTCTGGTAGTTGTTACAGGCGCTGTTGTAATGGGTGTAGGTGCAATGATTCTTGCAAAGATACAGCCTAATGTGGTTGGGTCCGACGAGGTAAGCAACGGCACTATTACATCAATTTTCGGTACAGCCTGGGACGCATTCGGCCTGCTGCCTGTGGCTCTGATAGTGGTTGCAGCTGTTGTTATAATAGGTACTGTTATGCTGCTCTCAAGGGCAGCCTAAGGAGGGGATCAATGAACACTTCCCTCTACATTTTTTTCTCAACTATTACCTTCTTCATGCTCATTCTTGGGCTGTATGACTGGGGAGCAACAAAACAGAAAATAGCAGCATTCCCCACACTGTTGAGTACTATCCTTTCAATAATCCTGTTCGCTACTAGCTGGGATATTAGATACTCTTCGGGTGGGATAGAATTAGCTGCACTACACAGCTGGGAAGCTTATGTGATAGCGGTATTCTGGGCTCTGCTGTTTTTTGTCAGCATCCTGCTAACAATTGTAATCATATTTGAAAAATCAAAAAGTATCCTGGAGGACTTCAATTGAACGAAATTCCGGAGAGTTATTTTACAGCAGGATATGTACCTACAAACCCCAATCAGCAACGTCCTTTGCAGTTCAGGAGTGAGCAACTAGACTTTATCCAGGAACTTCTGAACAAAGAAGAACTGATGAAAAACATACCTCCTCATTTCAAGCTGTTCACATCGGCGTTTATAAAAAATCTTGCAATCTCAAACTTTACAGAGAAGGATATTCGGTACATAGTCACAGCATTTGATGACATTAAGACCGCAACAATAATGGCAAAACCTCCTTCTTTCTTCACCTGGGAAGATGAGTCAGTATTCACTCATCTCAGACCTATTGTGTTTACCGAAGCCTGCAGAGCAAAAGAAGGGCAGGAAAGAAAGCTGCTGGCTACTTCCATAAACCAGACCTATTTGCAACAAGATGTAAGAGGTATGCAGTCTGCCGGGTCTGGAGGCATATGGAACAGAATGAGGAAACTCTTTGGAAGGGGATACTAATGCAATTGCTCTCTCTTTTCTATGTATCCATATTTTCCAATTTCATAATCCTAATGATCTTCTTAGTGTTTGCTATGATTACAGCTCCTGTATCTGTTCCTTTCTTGCTTGCCAAGCTGAAAAAGGGCAATATTCTTATCATGAAGATGTTAAACGGTGGTATCCGCTTTATCTATGCAGACCAGGAAATGCATACTAAAAATTACGGAACCTTTCTTCCAAATCCAAAGGCTGCCACCAGACTCGCTGGAGTCTCTGCATATGTTGCCTATGAGGGTCACGCTACACCACCGACAATAGAGGCTTCCAAAGCAGCTGAAAAACTCAAGGAAAACCACGTTCTTCCTGAAGAAGAAATAAAAGAAACTGCTGAAAGGGCTTTTAACTCTGGAATTCTCGAGGAATACGATGTTTCTGCACTGTATGAGTACGCAGCTGCTATCAATCCACATTACGTGGATGCAAGGATAGAAAGAAGAGCTGCAGAACTGGCAAGAGGTATGAGAAATCCGTTACCTCAGATCTTTGGATATGCAATAGTTTTGATAATAGTATTGATCGGCTTTGCCCTATTCTGGAAAATCATCGCAGGGGGAGCTGGCGGTGCAGCTGTATCAGGTCTGGCAAACGCAGTATCCCCTTCAACTGTTAACATATGAGAATTATCCGGTAATAAGGAAGGGTTAAGCATGTCAGAGGATTACCAGGACAATTACAACCAAAATAGTAGGTACAACAATACAGGTTCCAAGTCCCTATACAGATTTGACATCTCAATGAGAGTCATAGAAGTCATAGATCTAGAAGGGGATCTTTATACCTGCCTGAGATTCCAGGGCATTTCAAAAGCAACCGAAGATTGCTATATCCTCTTCATCAACTCATTTTTCAAGCTATTCTACATGACTGCTATTCTGACTAAAAACGCAGAACTTCTGAGCCATATAGAAGCTGCGTTTCAGAAAGAGGACATCTCATTATACCTACAGGGTCCAAAGGGCGAGCCAGTAAATGCAAACCTGTTTATGAATCTTTTTGAGGACTATCTAAAGCAACTCAAAGAAGATGGAATTTATGATCCGACAATTACCCGCTACTTTATGAATGCTTTCAATGCATGGGAGGGGTCCCTGGGATGAGTTTCGCAAAATACGTTCAAGAGGCTAGAAATAAGTCTGAATTAAAGCAGGAACCTCTTGCAATCACTAAAGCGAATATTGCAAAAATTGTAAGCTATTGCCAGCAGAAAAGACAGGATTGGGTCTTTTTCGTTACAGGTCTTGAAGGGTCCGGAAAATCCACTTTGGCAGCCCAGCTGGCAAAGATACTGGACCCTGAATTCTCTCTAAAAGAAGGGATGATATATGATTTTAGAGACTCTGAACATTCCTTTATCAATTTCATGCTGAAATACCAGGATATACCGTATAAAGTAGCCTGGTATGATGAAGCAGTTACGGTTCTTTTCTCTCAGCAGCATAACACAAGGGATTCAGCCCTTGCCCAGAAAATATTTAAGATCAAAAGGGACTGCCGGCACTATGACATTCTTGTATCTCCCTCATTTTGGGACATAGTTCCAGATATCCGGGAAAGAAGAGTGAAAAGTCTGCTATATTGTTTCACTACCATCCATCACCCTGCTCAGGGAAGGACTGAGTTCAGATATCATGTAGCATACTTCTCCGGGGAAAAGATCATCAGACTTTCCCAGAACAGAAAGGCAAAAACTGCTTTTCGAAGTTATAAAGCTCTTTTCAAGCTCGTAAAACCCGATTATGTAGAAGACTTTCCAGAATTGCCTTCAGATTTTGAAAAGGAATACCTCAAGTTTAAACGGGATCACAGAACGGGGATCATAGAAGCAGCTGCAGGTATAGATGAGACTCAAGGAACTAACAAACTGCTGCAACCCGAAAGCGGAAAGCTGGATTTCACGGGGGTAAGACAAAAGCTTATAGAAATATCAGGAGGGGCCATTGAAGAATGCAGCGAGTGAAGACTATTGCAATATTGATCTTATGCATATTTCTTCTATCGGCTACAGCTGCAGCAAAACAGGACAACAGTAGAGTACTGACCAACGAAGACCTCTCAAAGCTTCGTCTTCAGGAGATCCAGAGTAAAAAACAGTTTGTTGAACCCTGCAAAGTCAAGACTGCACAGGAAAAACAGCTTTACAAACATCAGATAAAGGATCTGAACGAAGAGATTGAAATCTATGCAAATCTGGACAGTAGTACAATAGTCTGCGGAAAAACGAAGGAGGGTAAAATTCGATTAGTTGATATTGACAAAAAAGAGCATAAACTACGCAGTATAAAATTGAAGTATGGAGACATCCAGCAGGTACCAGGTTTTCAAGATAACTTAATCAAAATAACCCATTATAATGATGCTGGTCTTGCTGATGCTGTATGGCTGCAGGAAGTCCGAAATGATAACGGATGGGTGTATCTAGAGGATTTACCTTTTTCTGAAATTGAAATAGGCGGGTTCCTGGGAGAGTACCGGAAAGTAGGAACATTAACCTATCCAGTATCTCAAACTTTCAATTTAGGATCAGATTTCACTTCTGATAATGTTAACTATATTGAAGTCTCCATTGATCCGGTTTACAACAAAACAGGACCTTATGACATTCCTACCAATGGACTCGTAGCATGGTGGAGATTTGATGAAGGAGAGGGAACTTTAGTTCAAGACTTCTCTGGCAACGGAAATCACGGAACTGCTGAAAACGGAATGAACTGGACTGAAGGAAAATATAACGGAGCGGGATTATTTGATGGAGACAATGACAGAGTAATAATACCAAATAGTGCTTCTCTTTCAGTTGAAAATAATAGCTGTACCTGGGTATTCATATTGAATTCAAGTGGCGATACTGGGTCCCAAATATTTTACCAGCATGGTGGAAGTGGAGGATCGATGTCCATCAGACCATACCTGACATCTGTTGGAGGATTCAATCTAGATCATACCACACAGACAGGACTCAAATATTGGTCAATACCCGACACTTCCAGCATTAACACCACTAGAATGATACTGATAGAGTACATCAGAGAAACACCAACACTGAACGTCTATATTGATAACCAGCTTGTAGGGTCACGAGAACTTGACAGCGCGCTAATTCAGCACACAAGTTATCTATATATTGGCTACAGTTCGGGTTCATTCAATGGCTATATTGACAACGTAATGATATACAACAGGCTTCTATCAGCAGAAGAAAAAGCACTTCTTTATTATGATAATCTTCAGAACCTTAGACTAAAAACCAACAGTGATAGTACATATTCGGATTATCTGAATGGTTCCGGAACTATTCAGGTACCCTATGAAAACAGCGGTGAAGCATTTAATTCTCTAATTGCTAATATTCCAGATGAAGTCGAAATTGATGGAATTACTGTTAGAGATTATACAAAAACTGTTACTCCTTTTAATGTGACAGCTAATGTAGGATACACAGAAAATACAACGATTATAGAAGAAACATTAACTGACACTGAATACACGATATACGTCAGATATTCACCTTTAAACAGTTATGGGTCTGGAACAATCACTTACACAGCAGACCTTAATCCTATTCTTTCATCTTCTCTCCTGCAATACTCTCTTGAATCCAATAACCCGGCGGCAGATCTGAGCTACGACTCTGAGACATATACTTTTCTCATTGAAACCGGAGCAGTCTTGGAAGACCAGGTGTACAACTTCCTGATTACTTGCACGAAGGACGGAACTCCCATAGATCGCGTAATCAGTGACGGATTTGGAAACAGCCAGCTTGGAGTTTATGAAGCAATAGGGAGCGAGGCCTACATGATAGGATCTTTGTATCCCTCCAGATCTTCGAATTATGATTGGTATTTAAACGGCAACTGGGCAGATGTTGCAGGTCTTGCGGTAATGATTCCTTTGGTTATAGTAGCTGTGTTTATCTGCTTGATTTTCATCAGGAGGGACTGAAACGAAACTATACGAAGTTTCTACTATTGTATTAGTTACGGTCCTAGTTCTTGGGCTGGGAACCATGATCATTTCCAATCTGGACGGTTCAACAAAATTCGAAGAAAACGTTGCAGGCATTGCTGTATTTGTAAACGATGCCGGAACGGATGCGACATACGTTAGAGGAGCGATATACTCAGCAAATGGGGATCTGCTAGGGATCACAGAAGAGGTTGAGCTTGTAAGAGATTCCTGGAATGTTCTGGCCTTTCCTCATGATATTCGGATTGATACAAAG
The Methanosarcina sp. WWM596 DNA segment above includes these coding regions:
- a CDS encoding LamG domain-containing protein, with translation MQRVKTIAILILCIFLLSATAAAKQDNSRVLTNEDLSKLRLQEIQSKKQFVEPCKVKTAQEKQLYKHQIKDLNEEIEIYANLDSSTIVCGKTKEGKIRLVDIDKKEHKLRSIKLKYGDIQQVPGFQDNLIKITHYNDAGLADAVWLQEVRNDNGWVYLEDLPFSEIEIGGFLGEYRKVGTLTYPVSQTFNLGSDFTSDNVNYIEVSIDPVYNKTGPYDIPTNGLVAWWRFDEGEGTLVQDFSGNGNHGTAENGMNWTEGKYNGAGLFDGDNDRVIIPNSASLSVENNSCTWVFILNSSGDTGSQIFYQHGGSGGSMSIRPYLTSVGGFNLDHTTQTGLKYWSIPDTSSINTTRMILIEYIRETPTLNVYIDNQLVGSRELDSALIQHTSYLYIGYSSGSFNGYIDNVMIYNRLLSAEEKALLYYDNLQNLRLKTNSDSTYSDYLNGSGTIQVPYENSGEAFNSLIANIPDEVEIDGITVRDYTKTVTPFNVTANVGYTENTTIIEETLTDTEYTIYVRYSPLNSYGSGTITYTADLNPILSSSLLQYSLESNNPAADLSYDSETYTFLIETGAVLEDQVYNFLITCTKDGTPIDRVISDGFGNSQLGVYEAIGSEAYMIGSLYPSRSSNYDWYLNGNWADVAGLAVMIPLVIVAVFICLIFIRRD